The Elgaria multicarinata webbii isolate HBS135686 ecotype San Diego chromosome 7, rElgMul1.1.pri, whole genome shotgun sequence nucleotide sequence CTCATTTTGTTTTGATGCTAAATCAATATTTACCCTTGCAAGCATCAAGCTCTGTGGAGTCTGCTTAATTCTGCAGCAATACTTACAAATCTATGGGACACAAGCCAAAGAGGCCCAGGGAAGCAGCCAATTTCATCTCCCTGCTTCAGCCCTCATGCCACATTGTATGTCACTCTAGAGAGTGCCCTGACCTTCAGCAGTAGCAGGGGGAGAAAAGTGGCAGGCTGAAGTGCACAACCAGACCAGCACATGAAGCTCTTTAGATCCTCACCTTCTTTTATGCTTTAAATTCTAACTATGCTTCACGTTTTATTGTATCACATTTTCCTCTTATAATTGCTCATGATTCAGATTTTGTTTCTCCACCAAGAAATTGAGCATGCATATAAATCAGTTCAATAAGCCAACAAAAACAATTCTAATTAGTCTGTGATAACAATATCTCTTATATTTCAACCTCCAATGTCAACTTGCTTTAAAATATGAAGCAATATGCTCTCTACTACATATACCTAATAAAAAATTGGCAATTATTTTCTGTAGAAAGCCATCAAAAGCTTAGATTGCCAATTTCTCATACCAGGCTAAAGTAGTTAACATCAAAACGTCAAGTATAAAATGGTAATgctctttgaaacaaacaaacaaacaagcaaaatattAGCATAGAGTTAGAAATTATACCCATTGTTTTCTTCATTATATTGTAGAACACACCACCCTGTTGGAACAAGTGAGGAAGCCCCTTCGCATAAGACCAAACATCTTCACCTGTGGAATAGaaataaaagttaaaacagtaaaatgacAAAATATGAACAACttctatataaaaatacaaaacccaGTTCCCAACATGTCATCAAACTCTCTAGCATGACCAAGAACAGACTTCAGATAACTCCTTAAGTTCTACCATCTTCCAGGAGTCAGGTGTCCTCTGTAAACAATGTAATAATCAACTGAATGGAAGACTGACTGCTTGTgctgtattgttttaattttgtttccaaGCTGCCTTGGAGACCGTTGGGGAAAAAGGACAGGGTATAAATATTATAAGTAAATTCATTATGCAACTATGGAAATAGGAACAAGCTTGCTTCTAAATGACTAGGTTCATTGGGAATCAGTTGGGACAGGGATCAACTTTGCTGATAACTGTAATAGTGCCCTGGCACATCTAAAACTCCCACCACCCATACATACACATAAGTGAAAGTGATTGGCTAGACTTTCACCGTTTATCATCTATTACACCCCTCAGAGATCCTTACAATATCCAAGCATTTTGTCATAACAATGTACATCTTACTCATATATCTCCACTACGTTTATACTAGTTTATACCATTAAAGAACTCACTATATACAGTTCAATGATATTTAACATCTAATTTCTGGTCcctgtatggggtggggggggagagcacATGGAAAAATAAAAGATTTGAAGTCAAGAAAAGTCCTTGTATTAAAGCAAACATTTAAGCTATAGGCAGTAAGAGCTCAGGTGGCTAACAGCATTTCAAAGGTGAAGCATTCAACACCAGCCCATGATCTTTACTCCAACAACTTCTGCTGTCCAAAGGTCTTCTGCTCCCTCAAAAGCTGCCACCTCTGCTCCCTTTCTACTCCATATACTTGGAAATGCATCCCAGAAGATTTGCACGATGCCATCTTTTTCATATCATTcatcaaaacccaccttttctgtgAAGGCTTTCCCACAATCCTCTAGTTCTTAACTCCTACTGTAACTAAGCCTAAGCACATGTAAGTGAAAACAACTGCATGTTGCTTCCCTGTTAATCCCTACCTCCACTTCCAGTGTGTTGAATTTTAGACTCCTTGGGTTAGAGACCTGTCCTCTTGTACTCTAACGTGCTATGCACACTGAAGATACTTTATAATAACTCACTCTCCCTATTATTTTTAAGTAATGAAGATCATGACACTGGCCTGTCTTCATCCTGATTTTGTTATGAGTCAGGTTCCCTAACTCCTAGATAGGCTGTGACTCATTTCAAAATATAATAAAGTATTGTAAAGAGTGTGTCGTGCACACTTTGTTTTCTATTTATAAGGAAGAGACATTCAGGATCTTTTCCACAAAGAGAGATCTGCAAGTCCCACATATCACATTACAATGGAATAAAGAAAATAAGAAAGCATAAGAAAGTCACATTTCCTTTTAAGTCCATTGGGAACTTGAGGGCCATTTCATAGAttacaaaatttattttatttctataccatccaatagacAAAgttctcagcagttcacaaaaatggcaacatataatataaaacctttaatatataaaatttaaaaacaattcaaacagctaaaaacagttacaATGAGATACCAAGGCCTAATAGAACTGACGTTAAAATCCCATCATATGGCATAGAGGACAgtcaacctggcaccaaaaagatgacaatgttggcagcCAGGTGGATCTCAGTGgtgagagcattccacaatcaggagggctaccactgagaaggccgtcTTCCTTGTTGCtaccctccaagcctccctctGAGGAGGGTCTCAGACACTGACCATAGTGTTCATAGGTCTAGGTTCATACATTTTAATGGATCTATTTGATTACTGCAATAATCAaattttattgtaatttatgTTTTACATAATGGCTGCTAGCCACCTTGAGCtttattttcttggtggaaaggtaaggaacaaattaaataaatatttaagaacCAGCCTGAAGGAACCTACACATGCCTCAAGTGCAGGCTTTACTCTCTTCCTTTCCTACTCCTGTGCGTGCAAGGTGATAAGATAGCTTCTGCCACTGAACCGCAAATTCCTATTACATACTCAATTCGTAAAACCATTGTTTGCTCTAACTGTAGTTAACAAACAAGGATTAAACAGAGGTTTGATATCATGATTTGTTTTAATCACAATCACAACAAgccacatttccccaaatttggagAGAGCAAGGAACTGCAGTTGGTTCAGAAGCAGAAACTTTTGATGTTTTCCGACCATGGGGGCGGGAGGGGAGTACACAAGACTGAGGGTCATATAGGCTTCTTCTCCCAATGACAAACTATGGATTGCGCTATCTGAACCAGACCACTTCAAAGATACAATCCTCCCAGTATGAGGCAGGTCTCCCATAGGAATCACAGGCAGCTGCTAGAGACACAGACTTAACCTGACTACTCTTCACCTATTTTGTGGCTTCTTTAGTCCTGTTCTTCCCAAACAGTCCCCTTTACTGACAGCATTGGAACCCATGAAGCAATGAAGTTCAATTTCAGGCATTCTGCTACCCTGTTATCTTTTCCTTAGAGACCATCTGCCATGAAAGAGGCCACTTTCTCTTCTTTGTACTACCTCCCTATCTTACACTCAGTATGAGAAAAAGAGCAAATAGGAAAGGTACTTAACTTTAAGATGTGGTTACATTTGGAGAGATACAATCATTTCCCTTAAATTACAGAAAACATGGCAGCAAAGTTTGACAAGCTTAGTTCTCAGTTGAAAAGGTAAACttgtcagtttcagttttgttttttagctTCTATTCAGTTTCATTTCCAAGAGTAGATGCACTGTTAAGGTTTCTATTCACAATTTTCCTCATTgcaacttcctttttcttttaagtgaTCACTTGCTCAGCTTTATTCATAGTGCCTGGATTCACAAGCTTAATTTTCAAATGTAAGCAACACAGATGATGTCACTCAGGGTGGTAAAAGGAGTGGAGCAGGAACAGCTCCTGACAGTCTTCTGAAATCTTAGGCCATTCTGCAGTATCAAAAAGGTTTTAGTTGCAGCAaaataatgctttaaaaacaTGTATCCTGCGTCAACAAGCAGGAAACCAAGCAATACTTTTGATCTCATGCACCCTGCAAGCTAATGGCAAAGGCTGCAATACATTGATTTAATTTGTAACACTGCCAATTAATTTGGTTTAAAAGGTTTGTTAAAATATGACCTTCCATAGGTCTGGCTGAGTTGCAGAAAGACACTTCATATATTAAACTATGTGTCAATATATCTAAATTAGTATTCCTTTTGTTTTCAAAtctaaatgtgttttaaaaacaccaGCTCCCCAACTCAACAAATTACAATTCTCTGAAACAATTTGTATTATACCTGCTTGCCCTGCTATGCATTAAAATGAAGTGCTAGACCTTTAGACAATAAGCAAAATGATCTGttgtggtgaataaagcaaaatacatttcaaaacctCAAATACATGTTTTAGGAACAGTATTCACCAAAAACTGAACGAGACAGCAATTGTAAATCCAGCCACACAAAAACTTTTGCTAGCCACCAGAGAAATATATTTCTACATAAGGAAGTAATAGGAGTACTGAGAAAAGCTCCATTTATCAAAGCACAGCATTACACACAAATATATAAGTGGAGAATTGAGGTTAGTAAAGTTCCCTAAGATGGCATGCAAGACCTCTCAAAATGAAAACAATAGTTATAGGTATgatagaaaaacacacaaagagcaaggtggttttggtatttttaaaagaaggaactGCACACATGAAAGTAACGTGACCAGACTGTGCTTCTCTTGGTTGGTTAGATCCAGTATGCATTACTACCTTTATCAAATTCAAGATTTAGATAAATTTCTTTACTTTGAAAATGGAAATTACATTTTGTCTTACCCATAAATGTTGCTAGAAGACACAAAGAGTACATTTCCTTGTCAATTTGCTCTTGGAGTTCCTTGGAAGGGATTTTATTAGTAACTGCAACATCATCATGTTTCACAGCATGGGCTGAGTGCAACGAAGTAGTCTGGCTACTATCCTCCTTCCCTTTGAGAATCTCTATAGTTACTTTATCTCCATGCAGCAAAGGAACAGGTTCATTTTCCTGCCCTTCTTTGGGTGGCAGAAGCTCTTTGGGAGGAAAGCCAAAGCGAATACATTGCAACTGAGGAGGAATATTAAATTCTCTAGCTATGCTTTCTTGCAATTCTAGAAATGTGGTTGTGGATTTCAAGGTGAGCATGGCCTGCCTGCCATCATTTGTTGTTATgcgtattttcttttcttttgtagacGTTGGGGAATAAGGAGTCTTGGTAGGGGTAGCTGGTGCTGAGGAAGTCCCCTCAGGAATAGCACCAGGGGAAGCAGTTCTAGTTGGCCCTTTTTGCATCTGTTTCAATTTTTCAGTTTTTCGTTTCTGCATTATAGGTGCATGTTCTGCAATGTTTTGCTGAATAGTTCTTTCAGTTTTACTCATGTTCAGCTCTTCTTtgtgcaatgtttttgttttctgcccAGTAAGAATAATTTTGGTTGGAAGCTGGAATTCCAAGTCTTGTCCTTGCTGCACATCATCAGCTCTTCGGGCATGAGCACCATCAATGTTTACAGGCGTATAGtcatcagggttttttttggctGTTTGATGCAAAATTGTATTCACAACTTTCTGGACAAGAATCTCACTACCAAATTCTCCAGGAAAATGCTTAGTGACAAGTTTCATTGCAACATCATACACATTGCTGTTCAGTGATGgatcactttcatactggaacCAGTACACTGTTTCTCTCACCACTCTCCCACCCCACTCTAAAGTAATAGGGAAAGCTTCAGGGAGATTGTCATATTCTTTACCTTCCCAATAATGCTTGAATCCACAACCACACTTGCCACCTGTAGATCTAGTATTAGTTCTGTCCCCATCTAGATACACAACAGAGCCATCACTTCTGACACGACGCACCAATGTGCCATGGCACCAATTACAGGCAGTCAAACTACTCAAATTGTAGTCTGGTACAAGTACATCCTTCAGAGAGTTATAAGAGCAGACTAAACTGTTAAGGGGGAAACTATAATTTTTATCAGGCCTTAGTTGGCCATGGGTACTTTTTGCCAGATTGTACAGTTTCCCTCCTGGAGCCAACCACTCTGGAGGAACATGAAGTTCTGAAAGGGCACCACAAATTAGACACTTGTGAAGTCGGTTGTCCACTACTGCCTTTTTAGCAGCTGCCGTGACATCTTCAGGCTGAACTCCTATTACACCAGTCCGTCTGTAGAAATATTGATGTACATCAGATACTAAACTGGGATGAATACCATGCTTGTCCATAAAAACCTCCTCCATGGCAGCAACTAACCTCATCAGGTATTTGTCTTGCAAACTTCTGTCTCCTCCTATCACACAGCCACCATCCTCTTCCAATCTGATGTACTTTTTAATAAGGTCCTGAGGTACTCCCCAAGCTTTAGGAAGTAATTTCATAGGCAATTTAGGCAAAGCAGCACCTTTTATTCCAACTAGGGGGATATAATGGTTGCGTCCAGAACTACTCCAGGCAATACAAATAGGTTTGTTCAACATGCCATCTTTTCCCATGCATTTTTCTTCTGGTATTAACCCAGGAAGGAAAGTGGCAGAATAGTCTCCTGAACTACGCATTCCACTCAGGGAATCCAAGAGGATGATGGGCCGATGTAGCACATTGGCCAATCCAAAGATGTGGATGTTTCGAAGGCCCATCGGCACACCCTCTGGGGGAATGAACAAAGGATCACATTCATTGATTATGTCTTCCCATTCTGCCGCATCAATGAAGTCATGGAAAAGGGCTTTGTAGTGGCTGAGATTCTCCATAAAGTGCTTCTTGAGGTTCTCCCGCAATGCATGCCAGAACAGCTCCCTGCCCACCAGCGCCCGGGATATTGCATGGACCAAGCAATGGCCATCACCATCCACGTGGACTGGGAtgaggcactcctggctgttatTGGCCTTCTTGATGTCCTCCAAGGTGTCATGCAAGTAGAGGACGCTACCTGAACGATCTTTGCCATAACCGACAGTGTCGACATGCTCAGGCTCGATAAGGAAGGCACGATCCCCAAGCAAAGCACAGTCAAAGACATCTCCCTGGTTCATCTCAGTCAGGAGCTTGGCcttgcctgtctgtctgtccatgcCATATCGGGCCAGAATGGGAGACAGCAGCTTGCAGTGGTAGTTGGAGAGGCCCATGACTTTCACCAGCTCCGTGTTCTTCCTCGGGGGGCCCGCCCCGCTCACCCCCAGCAACGCGTTCCGCAGTAAGTTGTGCAGCACCAAGTCCGGGTCCGTCacctcctccacccccagcaaTTGCCGCTGCTCATGGCGCTGCCCGCAGTCCGTGCACTCGATGCTCCCGCTGCTCAGAGGCCCGTGCGCCGGGAAGAATAAGCGCGCCTGGCACTTGGGATCCGGGCAAGTGCCCGAGAAGATACGCCGGTCCCTCTTTTTCGAGACCGGCGCTGCCAccggctgctgctcctgctgaggCGGATGTTGCTGAGGCGGCTGAGACATCGCTCcgcgccgccgccacctcctcctcctcctcctctcttgcctgcctgcctgcccgcccgcctgcctgcggCCGGTCTCCTTCCCCACTCGCTTCGGCTTGCGCCCCCTCACAGGTTCATCCCCACCGTAACGGACGGCCCCTGACAGAACCCGCCCTTCCCCTTGACGCGGAGCACCAACCCAACAGCGGACGCGGAAGCCTCCGGCACCACCGCTCACTACCTCTTCACTGCCCTGGCCGTTGCCTGCAACGTAacggcctttcccctccctccttctatgCCCAAGGCGCAAGCGCAACCGGCTGAGGCAAACGGGAGTTGTAGTTTCTTCCGCCCAGGAAGCCGAGCCCTGTAGACTTGGAGTCTGGGTAACGCAAAAACTACCAGTACCGTCATGCAACGCAGGGCAGGAACGAATAGCGAGGGAAAGTGGGGGAATGTTTTTGCACAAGAGCGACTGGGAAATGTAGTACTTCCTATCGGGAAGGCCTACGCACGGTCGAAGACACAGGAAGCTAAAACGAATACATTTCCTAGAACGCTCTGCGGCTGTCCCTCGTGATTTCATGTTGTTAGTTGGGGAAAGTCTGACTAAGAGAGTTGCAGATATGGTTAAAGTGACATACACACTGCAAGTGTCCATAGGCTCACAGCTTTGGCCAGTACATAAGGGGAAGTAgctaaacttaggccttagctagacctaaggtttatcccgggatcattctggggtcgtccctgcctgctcccgggatcccctgtgtgtcatttaccccgggacgatccggggataaaccttaggtctagctaaggccttaaattGGTTAAGATCCAGTTGTATTTCCAGCTACATTCAGCGTTGTGGTTATTTGTTAAGTATTTAGGACCTACCATTTTATATCACATCCTGATACGATTAATTCCACTTCTTGAAATATTTATAATTAACTCCAGTTTTCCTATGgactttactttggttttattctgttgttgttgttgctgttttgtttagtttttaaaattgtatggttttaagttttattttgtgaactatCCTGAAAGCTACAGCTACTGGgtgaaatagaaatgtaataaataaaataaaaacaagaatagaGCCTTTATTAAGACCAATTGagcaattaataataattgttggggaacatgggtgggagggtgctgttgcaccatgtcctgcttgttcatccctggctgatggatccttgaccactgtgtgaacagagtgctgta carries:
- the VCPIP1 gene encoding deubiquitinating protein VCPIP1, producing MSQPPQQHPPQQEQQPVAAPVSKKRDRRIFSGTCPDPKCQARLFFPAHGPLSSGSIECTDCGQRHEQRQLLGVEEVTDPDLVLHNLLRNALLGVSGAGPPRKNTELVKVMGLSNYHCKLLSPILARYGMDRQTGKAKLLTEMNQGDVFDCALLGDRAFLIEPEHVDTVGYGKDRSGSVLYLHDTLEDIKKANNSQECLIPVHVDGDGHCLVHAISRALVGRELFWHALRENLKKHFMENLSHYKALFHDFIDAAEWEDIINECDPLFIPPEGVPMGLRNIHIFGLANVLHRPIILLDSLSGMRSSGDYSATFLPGLIPEEKCMGKDGMLNKPICIAWSSSGRNHYIPLVGIKGAALPKLPMKLLPKAWGVPQDLIKKYIRLEEDGGCVIGGDRSLQDKYLMRLVAAMEEVFMDKHGIHPSLVSDVHQYFYRRTGVIGVQPEDVTAAAKKAVVDNRLHKCLICGALSELHVPPEWLAPGGKLYNLAKSTHGQLRPDKNYSFPLNSLVCSYNSLKDVLVPDYNLSSLTACNWCHGTLVRRVRSDGSVVYLDGDRTNTRSTGGKCGCGFKHYWEGKEYDNLPEAFPITLEWGGRVVRETVYWFQYESDPSLNSNVYDVAMKLVTKHFPGEFGSEILVQKVVNTILHQTAKKNPDDYTPVNIDGAHARRADDVQQGQDLEFQLPTKIILTGQKTKTLHKEELNMSKTERTIQQNIAEHAPIMQKRKTEKLKQMQKGPTRTASPGAIPEGTSSAPATPTKTPYSPTSTKEKKIRITTNDGRQAMLTLKSTTTFLELQESIAREFNIPPQLQCIRFGFPPKELLPPKEGQENEPVPLLHGDKVTIEILKGKEDSSQTTSLHSAHAVKHDDVAVTNKIPSKELQEQIDKEMYSLCLLATFMGEDVWSYAKGLPHLFQQGGVFYNIMKKTMGLADGEHCTFPHLPGKTFVYNAAEDRLELCVDPAGHFPVGSDVEDLVKEALSQVRAEASSRSREASPSHGLLKLGSGGVVKKKSDQLHNITAFQGKGHSLGTAAGSQQLHQRAREIPLTRKQSTSTDFSPSSAKSEPSVYTGDSGNSELIRIAPGVGTMRDSRQLDPNLIEAQRKKLQEMVSSIQASMDRHLRDQNTEQLAANDFSQRKLEAASSSIKTRSPQTGLSESFTLSSGSGHLNAETTDTNMSNAVGTTFPTRSKAQKGNSVEEPEEMDSQDAEITNATEPMDHS